The proteins below come from a single Hemibagrus wyckioides isolate EC202008001 linkage group LG22, SWU_Hwy_1.0, whole genome shotgun sequence genomic window:
- the f2r gene encoding proteinase-activated receptor 1 yields the protein MMVRYFILAALLPLFATAARVPNRGNQSIIRTFSGSFRTVTDEPFEYLDVLEGSGSGFGQDGEQHHRAGKREFYISDVASEFLTSRLSTVFIPTIYTLIFIISVPLNLFAVIMFIRRVQPKKPAAIYMLNLACADLLFVSLLPFRIAYHYNGNNWIYGSAMCRMVTAAFYSNMYCSVLLITCIAVDRFLAVVYPIDSLTRRSPGIASAVCAAMWLLSIGGVTPLLASEHTVHLSKLGITTCHDVMDFEHLRSYYLYFFPIFSALFFFIPFMATTVCYIGIIQTLRALGGQNKARRSRAVAMAATVFALFTACFAPTNIILLTHYVRLSGAPDDSSYVAYLVATCLGSLSACVDPLIYYFGSSHCQKQVLAFFKCRPALERSQFSSTSGSTTSSKLETFKSNLSSQYRQLLA from the exons ATGATGGTGCGGTACTTTATTCTAGCGGCTCTTCTGCCTCTGTTCGCTACAGCAGCCCGGGTACCAAATCGCG GAAACCAGAGCATCATCCGGACGTTTTCTGGATCTTTCAGGACGGTCACGGATGAGCCGTTTGAATATCTGGACGTGTTGGAGGGCAGCGGTTCGGGCTTCGGCCAAGACGGAGAACAGCACCACCGTGCGGGAAAAAGGGAATTTTACATCTCCGACGTAGCCTCTGAGTTCCTGACCAGCCGTTTGTCGACCGTTTTCATCCCAACCATCTACactctcatcttcatcatcagtgtcccTCTAAATCTGTTTGCAGTGATCATGTTTATCCGCCGCGTGCAGCCCAAAAAGCCGGCTGCGATCTACATGCTGAACTTGGCCTGCGCAGACCTGCTGTTCGTTTCGCTGTTGCCTTTTCGCATCGCTTATCATTACAATGGAAACAACTGGATCTACGGCTCTGCCATGTGCCGCATGGTCACTGCCGCCTTCTACAGCAACATGTATTGCTCAGTGCTGCTGATCACGTGCATCGCCGTGGACCGCTTTTTGGCCGTGGTCTACCCGATCGACTCTCTAACGAGGCGCAGCCCCGGAATCGCTTCAGCCGTGTGCGCCGCCATGTGGCTTCTTTCCATCGGTGGGGTCACGCCTCTGCTCGCGTCCGAACACACCGTGCATCTGTCCAAACTGGGCATCACCACGTGTCATGACGTGATGGACTTCGAACACCTCCGAAGCTACTACCTTTACTTCTTTCCGATCTTCAGCGCCCTGTTCTTCTTCATCCCGTTCATGGCCAccacagtgtgttacattggCATAATTCAGACGCTGCGCGCACTCGGCGGGCAAAACAAGGCGAGGAGGTCGCGCGCCGTCGCCATGGCAGCCACGGTGTTTGCCTTGTTCACCGCGTGCTTCGCTCCCACCAACATCATTCTGCTGACGCACTACGTGCGATTGTCCGGCGCGCCGGACGACTCTTCATATGTTGCTTACCTGGTGGCCACGTGCTTGGGAAGCCTGAGCGCCTGCGTAGATCcgcttatttattatttcggCTCGTCGCACTGTCAGAAGCAGGTACTGGCCTTCTTCAAGTGTCGCCCTGCACTGGAGCGCTCCCAGTTCAGCAGCACCAGCGGCAGCACCACATCCAGCAAGCTGGAGACTTTCAAAAGCAACTTAAGCAGCCAGTACAGACAATTGCTTGCGTGA